In a single window of the Zea mays cultivar B73 chromosome 5, Zm-B73-REFERENCE-NAM-5.0, whole genome shotgun sequence genome:
- the LOC100192650 gene encoding bZIP transcription factor RISBZ3 has protein sequence MKKCPSELELEAFLRGREDATAAAAAAVAEQKPTHDIAALAPFGAGGVFPSSDLSAFSFADSNTLNGTGNIHNHLWSHNHNVRHPAVSTTIESQSSICAAAAASPTSATNLYLKESQALGGTSGSDSDSDSLLDIEGGPCEQSTNPQDVKRMRRMVSNRESARRSRKRKQAHLADLETQVDQLRGENASLFKQLTDANQQFTTAVTDNRILKSDVEALRVKVKLAEDMVARGALSCGLGSLGLSPALNPRQACRGPDVLSVSGLDFPGADDACFTGLSPAEQLQLQSSPLQSIAASLESLDNRMASEVTSCGGPGVDVWPWDHHSNGGLSK, from the exons ATGAAGAAGTGCCCATCGGAGCTGGAGCTGGAGGCTTTCCTCCGCGGCCGGGAGGAcgccacggcggcggcggcggcggcggtggccgagCAGAAGCCTACGCACGACATCGCTGCGCTGGCGCCGTTCGGCGCCGGTGGCGTGTTCCCCTCCAGCGATCTGTCCGCCTTCAGCTTCGCTGACTCG AACACCCTCAATGGAACTGGAAACATCCATAATCACCTTTGGTCCCATAACCACAACGTCAGGCATCCCGCAGTCTCCACGACGATCGAGTCGCAGTCGTCGATCTGTG cagctgcagcagcaagTCCAACATCGGCTACCAACCTGTACCTGAAAGAGAGCCAGGCTCTGGGCGGCACGAGTGGTTCCGACTCCGACAGCGATTCGCTGCTGGACATCGAGGGTGGCCCGTGCGAGCAGAGCACGAACCCACAGGACGTGAAGAGGATGCGACG GATGGTGTCGAACCGTGAGTCTGCTCGACGGTCCAGGAAGAGGAAGCAAGCCCACCTAGCTGACCTTGAGACACAG GTCGACCAGCTGCGAGGCGAGAACGCGTCGCTCTTCAAGCAGCTGACGGACGCCAACCAGCAGTTCACGACCGCGGTCACGGACAACAGGATCCTCAAGTCGGACGTGGAGGCCCTCAGAGTCAAG GTGAAGCTGGCGGAGGACATGGTGGCGCGCGGCGCGCTGTCGTGCGGGCTGGGCAGCCTGGGGCTGTCGCCGGCGCTGAACCCGCGGCAGGCGTGCCGCGGCCCCGACGTGCTGTCCGTGTCCGGCCTGGACTTCCCCGGCGCCGACGACGCCTGCTTCACGGGGCTGTCCCCGGCGGAGCAGCTGCAGCTCCAGAGCTCCCCCCTGCAGAGCATCGCCGCCAGCCTCGAGAGCCTGGACAACCGGATGGCCAGCGAGGTCACCAGCTGCGGGGGGCCCGGCGTCGACGTCTGGCCGTGGGACCACCACTCCAACGGCGGCCTGTCCAAGTGA
- the LOC100192650 gene encoding bZIP transcription factor RISBZ3 isoform X1, whose amino-acid sequence MKKCPSELELEAFLRGREDATAAAAAAVAEQKPTHDIAALAPFGAGGVFPSSDLSAFSFADSNTLNGTGNIHNHLWSHNHNVRHPAVSTTIESQSSICAAAASPTSATNLYLKESQALGGTSGSDSDSDSLLDIEGGPCEQSTNPQDVKRMRRMVSNRESARRSRKRKQAHLADLETQVDQLRGENASLFKQLTDANQQFTTAVTDNRILKSDVEALRVKVKLAEDMVARGALSCGLGSLGLSPALNPRQACRGPDVLSVSGLDFPGADDACFTGLSPAEQLQLQSSPLQSIAASLESLDNRMASEVTSCGGPGVDVWPWDHHSNGGLSK is encoded by the exons ATGAAGAAGTGCCCATCGGAGCTGGAGCTGGAGGCTTTCCTCCGCGGCCGGGAGGAcgccacggcggcggcggcggcggcggtggccgagCAGAAGCCTACGCACGACATCGCTGCGCTGGCGCCGTTCGGCGCCGGTGGCGTGTTCCCCTCCAGCGATCTGTCCGCCTTCAGCTTCGCTGACTCG AACACCCTCAATGGAACTGGAAACATCCATAATCACCTTTGGTCCCATAACCACAACGTCAGGCATCCCGCAGTCTCCACGACGATCGAGTCGCAGTCGTCGATCTGTG ctgcagcagcaagTCCAACATCGGCTACCAACCTGTACCTGAAAGAGAGCCAGGCTCTGGGCGGCACGAGTGGTTCCGACTCCGACAGCGATTCGCTGCTGGACATCGAGGGTGGCCCGTGCGAGCAGAGCACGAACCCACAGGACGTGAAGAGGATGCGACG GATGGTGTCGAACCGTGAGTCTGCTCGACGGTCCAGGAAGAGGAAGCAAGCCCACCTAGCTGACCTTGAGACACAG GTCGACCAGCTGCGAGGCGAGAACGCGTCGCTCTTCAAGCAGCTGACGGACGCCAACCAGCAGTTCACGACCGCGGTCACGGACAACAGGATCCTCAAGTCGGACGTGGAGGCCCTCAGAGTCAAG GTGAAGCTGGCGGAGGACATGGTGGCGCGCGGCGCGCTGTCGTGCGGGCTGGGCAGCCTGGGGCTGTCGCCGGCGCTGAACCCGCGGCAGGCGTGCCGCGGCCCCGACGTGCTGTCCGTGTCCGGCCTGGACTTCCCCGGCGCCGACGACGCCTGCTTCACGGGGCTGTCCCCGGCGGAGCAGCTGCAGCTCCAGAGCTCCCCCCTGCAGAGCATCGCCGCCAGCCTCGAGAGCCTGGACAACCGGATGGCCAGCGAGGTCACCAGCTGCGGGGGGCCCGGCGTCGACGTCTGGCCGTGGGACCACCACTCCAACGGCGGCCTGTCCAAGTGA
- the LOC100283235 gene encoding nudC domain-containing protein 2 isoform X1, with translation MAENLAPEKRHTFVHNGQKVFEWDQTLEEVNMYIELPKGVPTKLFHCTIQASHVEHDLMHPVKTDSSFWTIEDAEMHITLQKREKGKTWSSPIQGQGILDPYAADQEQKRLMLQRFQEENPGFDFSQAQFSGTCPDPRTFMGGIRSE, from the exons ATGGCGGAGAATTTGGCCCCCGAGAAGCGCCACACCTTCGTGCACAACG GGCAGAAGGTGTTCGAGTGGGACCAGACGCTAGAGGAGGTGAACATGTACATCGAGCTCCCCAAGGGCGTGCCCACCAAGCTCTTCCACTGCACCAtccaggccagccacgtcgag CATGACCTGATGCACCCCGTGAAGACCGACTCGTCGTTCTGGACAATAG AGGATGCTGAGATGCATATAACACTGCAAAAAAGAGAGAAGGGGAAAACATGGTCATCCCCAATACAAGGGCAAGGGATTTTGGATCCATATGCTGCAGATCAAGAGCAAAAGCGGCTTATGCTCCAAAGGTTTCAGGAAGAG AACCCAGGGTTCGACTTTTCGCAGGCTCAGTTCAGTGGAACCTGCCCTGACCCAAGAACCTTCATGGGAGGAATACGCTCTGAGTGA
- the LOC100283235 gene encoding nudC domain-containing protein 2: MAENLAPEKRHTFVHNGQKVFEWDQTLEEVNMYIELPKGVPTKLFHCTIQASHVEVGIRGNPPYLNHDLMHPVKTDSSFWTIEDAEMHITLQKREKGKTWSSPIQGQGILDPYAADQEQKRLMLQRFQEENPGFDFSQAQFSGTCPDPRTFMGGIRSE; the protein is encoded by the exons ATGGCGGAGAATTTGGCCCCCGAGAAGCGCCACACCTTCGTGCACAACG GGCAGAAGGTGTTCGAGTGGGACCAGACGCTAGAGGAGGTGAACATGTACATCGAGCTCCCCAAGGGCGTGCCCACCAAGCTCTTCCACTGCACCAtccaggccagccacgtcgaggTCGgcatccgcggcaacccgccataTCTCAAC CATGACCTGATGCACCCCGTGAAGACCGACTCGTCGTTCTGGACAATAG AGGATGCTGAGATGCATATAACACTGCAAAAAAGAGAGAAGGGGAAAACATGGTCATCCCCAATACAAGGGCAAGGGATTTTGGATCCATATGCTGCAGATCAAGAGCAAAAGCGGCTTATGCTCCAAAGGTTTCAGGAAGAG AACCCAGGGTTCGACTTTTCGCAGGCTCAGTTCAGTGGAACCTGCCCTGACCCAAGAACCTTCATGGGAGGAATACGCTCTGAGTGA